CTTGTGCCGCGCAATGACCCGACGCTTATGTTCGTCAACTCTGGGATGGTGCAGTTCAAGAACTTGTTTACGGGTGTTGAAACGCGTGACTACAACCGCGCAACGACAGCGCAGAAATGTGTGCGCGCGGGCGGCAAGCATAACGATCTGGACAATGTTGGCTACACGGCGCGCCACCACACGTTTTTTGAGATGCTCGGCAACTTCAGCTTTGGCAATTACTTCAAGGAAGAGGCGATCACCTATGCGTGGGAGCTGATCACCAAAGACTTCGGGATCGACAAGAACAAGCTGACCGTGACGGTCTATCATACCGATGATGAGGCTTTTGCGATTTGGAAGAAGATGGGCGTTCCTGAAGAGCGCATCATTCGCATCGCGACGTCAGACAACTATTGGCAGATGGGTCCAACGGGGCCATGCGGGCCTTGCACCGAGATTTTTTATGACCACGGTGAGCATATTTGGGGTGGCCCTCCCGGCAGTCCAGAAGAAGACGGCGACCGCTTTATCGAGATCTGGAACGTTGTTTTCATGCAGAACGAGCAGTTTGAGGACGGCTCTATGCGCAATCTCGACATGCAGTCGATTGATACGGGTATGGGACTTGAGCGCATTGGCGCGCTGCTTCAGGGCAGCCATGACAATTACGATACTGATTTGTTCAAGGCACTGATCGAAGCATCTGCTCATGCCACGGGCGTTGACCCTTATGGCGCACAGAATGTGCACCACCGTGTGATTGCAGACCATTTGCGTTCGACTGCGTTTCTGATTGCGGATGGCGTTATGCCGTCAAATGACGGACGCGGCTATGTTTTGCGCCGTATTATGCGCCGTGCGATGCGTCATGCTCATCTTTTGGGGGCGAAAGACCCTGTGATGCATCAGCTGGTGCCCTCGCTTGTCCGCCAGATGGGCGGAGCATATGGCGAGCTGAATCACGCACAGGCGCTGATTGAAGAGACGTTTTTGCTAGAGGAAACGCGCTTCAAGCAGACGCTTGAACGCGGATTGAAGCTTTTGGACGATGAGGTTGAGGGGCTGGGCGAGGGCGTTGCGCTTTCGGGCGAGGCTGCGTTTAAGCTCTATGACACCTTTGGTTTTCCGCTTGATCTGACGCAGGATGCGTTGCGTGAGAAGGGCCGCGAGGTCGATGTTTCGGGCTTTGAGGCCGCTATGGCCGAGCAAAAAGCAAAGGCGCGCGCTGCATGGTCCGGTTCGGGTGATGCTGCGGATGCGAGTGTCTGGTTTGATATCGCCGATGATGCAGGCGTGACCGAATTTCTTGGCTATGACACGGAAGTGGCCGAAGGGCAGGTTCTTGCGCTGGTGGCGGATGGCGCGCGCGTGAAGACGCTTGCCGAAGGGCAAGAGGGCTGGGCTGTGCTCAACCAGACGCCATTTTATGCGGAATCGGGCGGGCAGGTTGGCGACAGCGGCCTGATGCGCCGTTTGGAAAATATGGAGCAGGTGAGCCGTGTGAGTGACACGCGCAAGCATGCCGACGGTAAAATCTTTGGTCATATGATTGTTGCGGGCGAGGGCGGTTTGTCTGTCGGTGACACGGTTTCGCTTGAGGTTGAACATGGGCGCCGCAGCGCGATCCGTGCCAATCACTCGGCGACGCACCTTTTGCATGAGGCGTTGCGTTCGGCGCTTGGTGACCATGTGGCACAGCGTGGCTCGCTCAATTCGGATGATCGGCTGCGCTTTGACTTTAGTCACTCCAAGGCTTTGGAACTGGACCAGATCAAGCAGGTCGAAGCGGATGTAAACGCGTGTATCCGCCAGAATGCGCCTGTTGTGACGCGGGTTATGACCCCTGATGAGGCACGTGAGCTTGGCGCGCAGGCGCTCTTTGGCGAAAAATACGGTGACGAAGTGCGTGTGGTTTCGATGGGCCATGAGAGTGGCTCGGGCAAGGGCAGCGACGGGCACACCTATTCGATTGAGCTATGTGGTGGCACGCATGTGCGCCAGACAGGTGATATTGGGTTGTTTGTGGTGCTCGGGGATTCTGCATCGAGTGCGGGTGTACGCCGAATTGAAGCGCTCACGGGCAAGGCCGCGTTTGACTATTTGAGTGCGCAGGATGCCCGCGTAGCGGAACTGGCGCTGGAGCTGAAAGCGCCTGCGGCGGATGTGCCTGCACGTGTGAAAGCGCTGATAGATGAGCGCAAGGCGCTGACCAATGAAGTGGCGCAGTTGCGCCGCGAGTTGGCGATGGCGGGCGGTGCGAAGGACGGTGGCGCAGAAGCGATTGAGATCAATGGCATAAAGCTTATTGCTCAAGTGCTTTCTGGCGTCTCGGGTAAGGATTTGCCTGCGTTGATTGATGCGCATAAGGGCCAGATTGGCTCTGGTGCTGTGCTTTTGATTGCAGATACGGGCGGTAAGGCCGCTGTGGCGGCAGGCGTTACCTCTGATTTGACCGACCGTCTTTCAGCTGTGGATCTTGTGAAGGCTGCTGTGCCTGAGCTTGGCGGCAAGGGTGGCGGCGGCCGTCCTGATATGGCGCAGGGCGGTGGTGCGGATGTCAGCAATGCCGAGGCCGCGATTGCGGCGGCGAAATCTGTTTTGGAGGCTTGATATGTCAGCTCTTTGGATTGCCCATGTTACTGTGACGGACCCCGAGCCCTATGCAAAATATGCGGAGCTTGCGGGGCCAGCCATTGCGGCGCACGGGGGTGTGTTTATCGCCCGTGGGGCGCGCTTTGTGCAGCTTGAGGGCAAGGAGCGCCCACGCAATGTTGTAGCGCGTTTTCCGACGCTTGAAGCGGCTGTTGAGTGCTACAATTCGGATGCCTATCAAGAGGCATTGACCCATGCCAAAGGCGCGTCAGAGCGCGAATTGATGGTTGTTGAAGTCAGCGAATAACGCCATCCTTGCCTTGAACAGGTGAGGAGAGCTGTGATGCGTTGTGTCTTGTGCCTGCTTTTGTTGGTTTTGCCTCTGCCTGCTTTGGCAGATGGTTGGGCTGCACTGGAGCGGGACGGGGCGATTGCGATTATGCGCCATGCGCTAGCGCCGGGCGGAGGCGATCCTGCACAATTTGTCCTTGAGGACTGTGAGACGCAGCGCAATCTTGATGCGCGGGGGCGGGGTCAGGCGCGCGCGATTGGTGCCGAACTGCGGTTGCGCGGTGTGAAATTTGACAAAGTCTTCACAAGCCAATGGTGCCGTTGCCGCGAAACGGCCGCTTTGATTGAGATGGGGGCCGTTCAGGCGCTGCCATCGCTGAACTCGTTCTTTGCCGGACAAGGTGACCGTGTTGGTCAGACGGCTGCGACGCTTGCGGCACTGTCCGCGAGCGAAGGGCGCGTGCTGCTGGTGACACATCAGGTTAATATTACCGCGCTGACAGGTGTTTTCCCAAAGTCAGGCGAGATTATTGTGGCCGAGCTTAACGATGGCGCGCTCACCGTGACTGGGCGTATTTTGATAGAGCCGCCGCAGTAAAACAGCAGAGTTGCCAGAACGAAAAAGCCCCGCTCGTTTGAGCGGGGCTTTGTTATATTAGAGCTTTTTTGACTCGCGTTTGCGCTCATGCGGGTCAAGGTGACGCTTGCGCATGCGGATCGAGCTTGGCGTGACTTCAACGAGTTCGTCATCGTTGATGTAAGCAATCGCTTCTTCAAGGCTCAGGGTGATCGGCGTTGTCAGGCGAACGGCTTCGTCTGTGCCTGATGCGCGCACGTTTGTGAGCTTTTTGCCTTTGAGCGGGTTCACTTCCAGATCGTTCTCGCGGCTGTGCTCACCGATGATCATACCTTGGTAGATCTTGGTTTGTGCGCCAATGAACATTTTACCACGGTCTTCAAGGTTCCAGAGAGCGTAGGCCACGGCCTCGCCATCTTCCATGGAGATCAGAACGCCAGCGCGGCGGCCTGGCATTGGGCCTTTGTGGGGCGCCCAACCGTGGAACACGCGGTTCAGAACGCCTGTGCCGCGGGTGTCTGTGAGGAATTCACCGTGATAACCGATCAGGCCACGTGAGGGGACATTGGCGATGATGCGGGTCTTGCCTGCGCCTGCTGGGCGCATTTCGACCAGCTCGCCTTTGCGCGCGCCTGTCAGCTTTTCGATCACGACGCCTGAGTATTCGTCATCCACGTCAATTGTGGCTTCTTCGATAGGCTCAAGTGTTTTGCCGTCTTCTTCGCGCAGAAGCACTTTGGGGCGGGAGATCCCAAGCTCAAAGCCTTCGCGACGCATGTTTTCAATCAGAACACCCATCTGCAGTTCGCCACGGCCAGCGACTTCAAAGGCTTCGCCGCCAGGTGTGTCGGTGACTTTGATGGCGACGTTGCTTTCGGCTTCTTTCATCAGGCGGTCACGGATGACGCGGCTCTGGACTTTTTTGCCTTCACGGCCAGCCAGCGGGCTGTCGTTGATGCCGAATGTGACTGTGATTGTGGGCGGATCGATTGGCTGTGCGGGCAGGGCCGTATCAACGGCGAGCGCACAGATTGTGTCGGCCACTGTGGCTTTGGACATGCCTGCAATAGATACGATGTCGCCCGCGAGGGCTTCTTCGATGTCTTGCTGGGCAAGGCCACGGAAGGCCTGAATTTTGGTCACGCGGAATTGCTCAATCTTTTGGCCAACACGCGAGAGCGCCTGAACAGTTGCGCCGACTTTGAGGCGGCCTGTTTCGACACGACCCGTCAGAACGCGGCCAACGAAGGCGTCTGCGCCCAGAGTTGTGGCCAGCATGCTGAAGTCTTCGTTCTGGTGCGCGATTTGCTTGGGAGCGGGCACGTGATTGACGATCAGGTCAAACAAAGCCGAAAGGTCTTTGCGCGGGCCGTCAAGCTCGTGATCGGCCCAGCCAGAACGGCCAGACGCGTACATATGCGGGAAGTCGAGCTGATCGTCATTTGCATCAAGGGATGCGAAGAGATCAAAGCACTCGTCCAGCGCGCGGTCAGGCTCGGCGTCTGTTTTGTCGACTTTGTTCAGGACAACGATCGGGCGCAGGCCGAGGGCGAGGGCCTTTGACGTCACAAACTTGGTTTGTGGCATCGGGCCTTCGGCTGCGTCCACGAGGAGGACAACACCGTCAACCATCGACAGGATGCGCTCGACTTCGCCGCCGAAGTCGGCGTGGCCGGGCGTGTCAACGATGTTGATGCGCATGCCTTTCCACTCTACAGAGGTCGGCTTGGCGAAGATGGTGATACCACGCTCGCGCTCGATGTCGTTGCTGTCCATGGCGCGCTCGGCCACGTCCTGATTGGCCCGAAACGCGCCGGACTGTTTCAGAAGTTCGTCCACGAGAGTTGTTTTGCCGTGGTCAACGTGGGCGATGATGGCGATATTGCGCAGGTCCATGATATGTCCTTGGGTTGTTCGTTGAGGGCCGATATACCGCGCGGGGACGAAAGGCCAGTCAGAATAAGGGGCGGAGTGCATTTATGTCACGTATGGGGCTTTATGAGCAATTAGATGCCTGTGTTGTGGGGGCTTTGGCCGAGATAACGGGCCGAGAGGCGGATTTCTTTCGCGGGTTCGACTGTGTGGCGGCGAAAGATGCCTTGCATGGCGATGTTTCGATCAATGCTGCGTTGGTGATGGCAAAGCGGCTTGGTGTGTCGCCGCGCGCGCTTGGCGCTGATCTGGCGCAGGCTTTGGGGGGCGTTAAGGGCATCGCCAGCGCGTCTTTGGCGGGCGCAGGGTTTGTCAATCTGAGGCTTGAGCAGGACTTTATTACAGGGGTGCTGGGGAAGGCGGAGCTTTTGCCCAAGCCGCGCCAGGGGCGGCTCGCGATTTGCTTGGATGCGCCTGAGGATATGCGGCAGCGCTGGACGGGCGAGGCAGCGCAGGCTGTGGCGCGCGCGCTTGGGCTTGAGGCCGAGATATGCGATCCCTCGGCTGCGACTGAGGGGGCTGAGGCGCGGCTTTTGCCGTTGATCGGTCCAGACGCTTCCTATGGTGCGGCGACAGAACAGGAGTGGCGGGGCCTTTTGGCGACGTTCTCAGATATTTGGGCGGCATCTGAAGCTTACGAGGAGGTCACGCTCTTTGCGGGGATTGGCGGCGGGTTTCGCGCGGGGCTTTATGAAGCGGCATTGGGTGACAGAGCGTGCTTGCGTAGCACTGCTTTGGCCGCGGCGGACATACCAACGCTTGGGGGCGAGCACGCCGAACTCGCGCGGCTTTATGTGCTGTGCCACCGCGCGGAGCGCGTGCTTGACCTGACAGAGCGGGCCCATGCAAAGCCTGAGCGGGCGAACCCTGCGTTTTTGTTGCATTATGCAGCGTCAAAACTTTCGGCATTGAGGGGCGCTGAACCTGTTGAGGTTTGGGACGCCGCGACACGCCGTCTGGCTCTTTTGGTGGCAGGGTATGCGCGGGTGCTGGAGCTTGCTCATGATCTGGGCGCGCCGCAGCGTTTGGCGCTCTATTTGTGCGAGGTGGCACATTTGCTCCTTGATGCTGGGGCCGCAGCTCAGGACCGTGGCGAAAAAGCCATTTGCCCACGTGTTATTGATGCCTGCGAAGTTGTGTTTTGCAGCGGATTCGCTATTGTCGGAACAAAGGCGTTGGATGAAATCACCTGAAGAGTGAGGCCAGCGCAAAGAGCAGTGATAAGCGCAGCATAGATTTGCGCATAAAAAACGAGGCATTCGATGGCAGAACTCCCATATAGCGGAGCGCGGCAGAGCAGCTCTGCAGCTTATTCTCTTGGAACACTTACGAATTACGCGGGCGCAGTTGTTTCGCTTGGCTTGATGGTCGGGATTGGTGTTTGGGGGTATAAAGTTGTGGCGCGTGATGTGAGCGGTGTGCCCGTTGTGCGTGCGGCGTCGAATGAGCCGATGCGCATGGCGCCTGAGAAGCCGGGTGGGCAGTTGGCTGCGCATCAAGGGCTGTCTGTGAATGAAGTTATGGCTAAAGGCGGCGCTGAGAAGCCCGCAGAGCGGCTTGTTCTTGCGCCCAAGCCCGTGGATCTGACAGAAGAAGACCAGCCCTTGGCGGGTATTGTTGCGCCTAGCCCTGTGGTGCGCAGTGAGGCTGGTGTGTCTCTTGAAGAAAGTGACGCCGAACCTTTGACGCCCCAAATGGCCTCGATCCGTGCGCTGGCAGAGGCGCTTGCAGATGGGGTTGCGCCTTTGGCCGCTCAGGAAGCGCAAGTCGAGACGGTAACGCCTGTGGCCGTGGTTGTGCCAGCTGAGCCTGTGACGGCTGTCATTGAGGCTGTGCCTGAGGTGACGGCTGTTGAGGATAATATAGTCGCGGAGCCTGTCAAAGCGTCTCTTGTGAGCACGTCGTTGCGCCCCAAGCTGCGCCCGGCGGCCTTTAAGGCAGTTGCGCCTGCGGCGACAGAGGCGGCCGTTTTGGCGGCGTTGACAAGCGAGGCGGGGAGTATCCCTGTGGGCACACGGCTTGTGCAGCTTGGCGCCTTTGACAGCGCTGAAGTGGCGGGGCGCGAGTGGGAGCGGCTTGTAACCAAATTTGGCGAATACATGGACGGCAAAGAGCGTGTGATCCAGCGGGCTGAAAGTGGCGGGCGTGTGTTTTACCGCCTGCGCGCAATGGGCTTTGCAGATCTGTCAGACTCACGCCGCTTTTGTGCGGCGCTTGTGGCCGAGCGCGCCGATTGTATTCCTGTGGTGAGCAAATGAGCCGTTTTG
This genomic window from Lentibacter algarum contains:
- a CDS encoding DUF1330 domain-containing protein, giving the protein MSALWIAHVTVTDPEPYAKYAELAGPAIAAHGGVFIARGARFVQLEGKERPRNVVARFPTLEAAVECYNSDAYQEALTHAKGASERELMVVEVSE
- the alaS gene encoding alanine--tRNA ligase, yielding MPSLNEIRSTFLNYFAKQGHEVVASSPLVPRNDPTLMFVNSGMVQFKNLFTGVETRDYNRATTAQKCVRAGGKHNDLDNVGYTARHHTFFEMLGNFSFGNYFKEEAITYAWELITKDFGIDKNKLTVTVYHTDDEAFAIWKKMGVPEERIIRIATSDNYWQMGPTGPCGPCTEIFYDHGEHIWGGPPGSPEEDGDRFIEIWNVVFMQNEQFEDGSMRNLDMQSIDTGMGLERIGALLQGSHDNYDTDLFKALIEASAHATGVDPYGAQNVHHRVIADHLRSTAFLIADGVMPSNDGRGYVLRRIMRRAMRHAHLLGAKDPVMHQLVPSLVRQMGGAYGELNHAQALIEETFLLEETRFKQTLERGLKLLDDEVEGLGEGVALSGEAAFKLYDTFGFPLDLTQDALREKGREVDVSGFEAAMAEQKAKARAAWSGSGDAADASVWFDIADDAGVTEFLGYDTEVAEGQVLALVADGARVKTLAEGQEGWAVLNQTPFYAESGGQVGDSGLMRRLENMEQVSRVSDTRKHADGKIFGHMIVAGEGGLSVGDTVSLEVEHGRRSAIRANHSATHLLHEALRSALGDHVAQRGSLNSDDRLRFDFSHSKALELDQIKQVEADVNACIRQNAPVVTRVMTPDEARELGAQALFGEKYGDEVRVVSMGHESGSGKGSDGHTYSIELCGGTHVRQTGDIGLFVVLGDSASSAGVRRIEALTGKAAFDYLSAQDARVAELALELKAPAADVPARVKALIDERKALTNEVAQLRRELAMAGGAKDGGAEAIEINGIKLIAQVLSGVSGKDLPALIDAHKGQIGSGAVLLIADTGGKAAVAAGVTSDLTDRLSAVDLVKAAVPELGGKGGGGRPDMAQGGGADVSNAEAAIAAAKSVLEA
- the typA gene encoding translational GTPase TypA, whose protein sequence is MDLRNIAIIAHVDHGKTTLVDELLKQSGAFRANQDVAERAMDSNDIERERGITIFAKPTSVEWKGMRINIVDTPGHADFGGEVERILSMVDGVVLLVDAAEGPMPQTKFVTSKALALGLRPIVVLNKVDKTDAEPDRALDECFDLFASLDANDDQLDFPHMYASGRSGWADHELDGPRKDLSALFDLIVNHVPAPKQIAHQNEDFSMLATTLGADAFVGRVLTGRVETGRLKVGATVQALSRVGQKIEQFRVTKIQAFRGLAQQDIEEALAGDIVSIAGMSKATVADTICALAVDTALPAQPIDPPTITVTFGINDSPLAGREGKKVQSRVIRDRLMKEAESNVAIKVTDTPGGEAFEVAGRGELQMGVLIENMRREGFELGISRPKVLLREEDGKTLEPIEEATIDVDDEYSGVVIEKLTGARKGELVEMRPAGAGKTRIIANVPSRGLIGYHGEFLTDTRGTGVLNRVFHGWAPHKGPMPGRRAGVLISMEDGEAVAYALWNLEDRGKMFIGAQTKIYQGMIIGEHSRENDLEVNPLKGKKLTNVRASGTDEAVRLTTPITLSLEEAIAYINDDELVEVTPSSIRMRKRHLDPHERKRESKKL
- a CDS encoding histidine phosphatase family protein, yielding MRCVLCLLLLVLPLPALADGWAALERDGAIAIMRHALAPGGGDPAQFVLEDCETQRNLDARGRGQARAIGAELRLRGVKFDKVFTSQWCRCRETAALIEMGAVQALPSLNSFFAGQGDRVGQTAATLAALSASEGRVLLVTHQVNITALTGVFPKSGEIIVAELNDGALTVTGRILIEPPQ
- a CDS encoding SPOR domain-containing protein; the protein is MAELPYSGARQSSSAAYSLGTLTNYAGAVVSLGLMVGIGVWGYKVVARDVSGVPVVRAASNEPMRMAPEKPGGQLAAHQGLSVNEVMAKGGAEKPAERLVLAPKPVDLTEEDQPLAGIVAPSPVVRSEAGVSLEESDAEPLTPQMASIRALAEALADGVAPLAAQEAQVETVTPVAVVVPAEPVTAVIEAVPEVTAVEDNIVAEPVKASLVSTSLRPKLRPAAFKAVAPAATEAAVLAALTSEAGSIPVGTRLVQLGAFDSAEVAGREWERLVTKFGEYMDGKERVIQRAESGGRVFYRLRAMGFADLSDSRRFCAALVAERADCIPVVSK